In Miscanthus floridulus cultivar M001 chromosome 5, ASM1932011v1, whole genome shotgun sequence, one genomic interval encodes:
- the LOC136450931 gene encoding BTB/POZ and TAZ domain-containing protein 3-like, protein MECLELDCSDFFLDDDAIDFPLEIHLESNSSAGAKAAPDPSRHPQLHRSNAPDPPPLPGTSYDARRSSRKAKACRRVPEGVVDSWDKLFLQGYQSDLRVSTDDGTEILSHSCVLSVKSPVLRAMLEEAKLKDGFRCIRISGAPAEAVRVFIRFLYSSRFEQEQMKKHVLHLLVLSHAFSVPSLKPVCIDQLERSFLAPDNVVDMLQLARLCDAPRLSLVCTRMIIGDFKTISLTDGWKVMRRVNPSMEQELLESLVEADTKRQERAKRMEEKKVYRQLYEAMEALVHICRDGCRTIGPRDQALKGSLAASCKFPACKGIELLVRHFSTCRVRVPGGCAKCKRMWQVLELHSRMCFTPDTCKVPLCRHFKEKMRNLGRKEETKWNLLVCKVLESRGTMGFMPERRNFSSILMPAGSCHVATLIGPI, encoded by the exons ATGGAATGCCTTGAGTTGGATTGTTCTGATTTCTTCCTGGACGACGATGCGATCGACTTCCCATTGGAGATCCATCTTGAGTCCAACAGTTCGGCAGGCGCCAAAGCTGCGCCGGATCCTAGCCGGCATCCTCAGCTTCATCGCAGCAACGCCCCTGATCCACCACCGTTGCCTGGAACCTCTTATGACGCGCGGAGAAGTTCTAGGAAGGCGAAGGCTTGTCGCCGCGTCCCTGAAGGAGTCGTCGATTCCTGGGACAAGCTGTTCTTGCAGGGATACCAATCTGATCTCCGTGTTTCGACAGACGATGGCACTGAAATTCTGTCACATTCCTGTGTTCTT AGTGTCAAATCTCCTGTCCTGAGAGCTATGCTGGAGGAAGCTAAATTGAAAGATGGTTTTCGGTGCATCCGTATTTCTGGCGCGCCTGCAGAAGCAGTCCGTGTTTTCATCAGATTTCTGTACTCTTCACG TTTTGAGCAGGAACAGATGAAGAAGCACGTTCTGCATTTGCTTGTACTGTCCCATGCTTTCTCGGTGCCATCTCTGAAGCCGGTCTGCATCGACCAACTCGAGAGGAGTTTCCTTGCTCCTGACAACGTGGTAGACATGCTGCAGCTTGCCAGATTGTGTGACGCGCCCCGTCTATCGCTCGTCTGTACCCGAATGATCATTGGGGATTTCAAGACCATCTCTCTGACAGATGGGTGGAAAGTAATGAGACGGGTCAATCCAAGTATGGAACAGGAGTTGCTCGAGTCTCTTGTCGAAGCCGATACA AAAAGGCAGGAAAGAGCTAAAAGGATGGAAGAGAAGAAGGTCTATCGGCAACTGTACGAAGCAATGGAGGCGCTTGTCCACATATGCCGAGACGGATGCAGGACGATCGGGCCTCGAGATCAAGCGCTCAAGGGCAGTCTAGCAGCTTCCTGCAAGTTTCCGGCATGCAAGGGTATCGAGCTGCTCGTGCGCCACTTCTCGACCTGCAGAGTTCGGGTGCCTGGTGGCTGCGCCAAATGCAAGCGAATGTGGCAGGTCCTTGAGCTGCATTCTCGCATGTGTTTCACCCCGGACACCTGCAAGGTTCCTCTCTGCAG GCATTTTAAGGAGAAAATGCGGAATCTGGGGAGGAAGGAAGAGACCAAATGGAACCTTTTGGTGTGCAAGGTGCTGGAGAGCAGAGGAACCATGGGTTTTATGCCCGAAAGGAGAAATTTTTCATCAATCCTAATGCCAGCTGGGAGTTGCCACGTGGCTACTCTTATAGGACCTATTTGA
- the LOC136450930 gene encoding integrin-linked protein kinase 1-like isoform X2 — MAANGMKVALHRQVSGGSMKHNSELRRQASLESPRTGRATNRFLFGRQSSMDPNRRRGRSQSPVGSGTAAEDLSVPENLDTTMQLLFFACQGDALGVEGLLRSGVDVNSINLDGRTALHIAACEGHRDVVRILLSWKANIDARDRWGSTAVADAKFYGHSKVYDLLKIHGAKIPRTKRTPMMVSVPGEIPEYELNPGEVQFRRGCDVTPGMYHIAKWNGTKVSVKILDRDGCSDQEAANSFRHELTVLEKVRHPNVVQFVGAVTQSIPMMIVSELHEEKDLSVCIQKKGKLNAHKVLRYGLDIARGMTYLHQCKPDPIIHCDLKPKHIFLDSGGQLKIAGFGVTRVSKIGPDKARLINHGALVDSFSYHTAPELYRNDAFDSSVDAYSFGFILYEMVEGSVRTPEDSGHTIRFEGMRPSLKGKLKGYPPDFKALVEECWNPQAMARPTFSEIIIRLDKIDNNCDRQGSWKESLKLWK, encoded by the exons ATGGCGGCGAACGGCATGAAGGTGGCGCTGCACCGGCAGGTCTCGGGGGGCTCGATGAAGCACAACTCGGAGCTCCGGCGCCAGGCGTCGCTCGAGTCCCCGCGGACGGGGCGGGCCACCAACCGGTTCCTGTTCGGGCGGCAGTCGTCCATGGACCCGAACCGGCGTCGCGGCCGGAGCCAGAGCCCCGTGGGGTCGGGCACGGCGGCCGAGGACCTGAGCGTGCCGGAGAACCTGGACACCACCATGCAGCTGCTCTTCTTCGCGTGCCAGGGCGACGCGCTGGGCGTCGAGGGCCTGCTGCGGAGCGGCGTCGACGTCAACAGCATCAACCTCGACGGCCGCACCGCGCTGCACATCGCCGCCTGCGAGGGCCACCGCGACGTCGTCAGGATTCTGCTCAGCTGGAAGGCCAACATCGACGCGCGCGACCGCTGGGGAAGCACG GCAGTAGCTGATGCCAAGTTTTACGGCCACTCCAAGGTCTACGATCTCTTGAAAATTCATGGTGCAAAGATTCCG AGAACTAAGAGGACACCGATGATGGTATCGGTCCCAGGCGAGATACCAGAGTACGAGTTGAACCCCGGAGAGGTCCAATTCCGGCGAGGCTGTGATGTTACACCG GGCATGTACCACATCGCGAAATGGAATGGCACCAAGGTTTCCGTAAAAATACTTGACAGAGACGGTTGCTCCGATCAAGAAGCTGC AAACTCTTTCAGACATGAACTGACTGTACTAGAGAAGGTCCGGCACCCTAATGTCGTTCAGTTCGTCGGAGCCGTCACTCAGAGTATACCTATGATGATTGTTTCTGAACTCCATGAAGAG AAAGACTTATCGGTCTGTATCCAGAAGAAAGGAAAGTTAAATGCTCACAAGGTGCTAAGATATGGCCTTGATATTGCCAG GGGCATGACCTATCTCCATCAGTGCAAACCGGACCCCATCATCCACTGCGATCTAAAGCCAAA ACATATCTTCCTGGATAGTGGAGGCCAACTGAAAATCGCGGGGTTCGGAGTGACAAGGGTGTCGAAGATCGGGCCCGACAAAGCGAGACTGATCAATCATGGTGCTCTCGTTGACAGCTTCA GTTACCACACTGCACCTGAGCTGTACAGAAACGACGCGTTCGACTCGAGCGTGGATGCCTACTCATTCGGCTTCATCCTGTATGAG ATGGTTGAAGGATCGGTGAGAACGCCAGAGGATTCAGGACACACGATCCGGTTCGAGGGGATGCGGCCGTCACTCAAGGGCAAGCTCAAGGGCTATCCTCCAGACTTCAAAGC GCTGGTGGAGGAATGCTGGAACCCGCAGGCCATGGCTCGGCCGACATTCTCGGAGATCATCATCCGGCTCGACAAGATCGATAACAACTGCGACAGGCAAGGGAGCTGGAAGGAGTCGCTCAAGCTTTG GAAATGA
- the LOC136455444 gene encoding uncharacterized protein: protein MVSKDGDGLPDPKECIMIFGGSDTIWSKSQHKRDHPSHVVRSGRYPLVVDPIVRKKRLTKIDLPVTFGNRANFCSEVLIFEVVDFPGSYDAILGRPCYAKFMVIPNYTYLKLKMPGPNDIITVSSAFSHAFMCDRKNFELATMVINSSELPRLEESSIPAVPDDNKPTSSMAFHKHEETKVVGIDPTDPTKTV from the exons atggtgaGCAAGGATGGAGACGGCCTCCccgaccctaaggaatgcatcatgatctttggtggatccgacACCATCTGGTCTAAGAGCCAGCACAAG agggaccatccctcccacgttgtGAGATcgggacgctacccgctcgtcgtcgaccccatcgtccgcaagaagcgcctcaccaag atcgacctgcccgtcacatttGGTAACCGAGCCAACTTTTGCTCGGAGGTCCTCatcttcgaagtggtggacttcccagggtcctacgacgccatcttggggcggccatgctacgctaaATTCATggtaatccccaactacacctacctcaagctgaagatgccaggaccaaacgacatcatcaccgtgagcagcgccttctcgcatgccttcatgtGTGACCGCAAGAATTTCGAGCTtgccaccatggtcatcaactcgtccgagctcccgcgactcgaggagtcatcgatccCAGCAGTCCCGGAcgacaacaaaccaacctcctcgatggccttccacaAGCACGAGGAGACCAAggtggtgggaatcgaccccaccgacccaaccaagacggtgtga
- the LOC136450930 gene encoding integrin-linked protein kinase 1-like isoform X1, translating to MAANGMKVALHRQVSGGSMKHNSELRRQASLESPRTGRATNRFLFGRQSSMDPNRRRGRSQSPVGSGTAAEDLSVPENLDTTMQLLFFACQGDALGVEGLLRSGVDVNSINLDGRTALHIAACEGHRDVVRILLSWKANIDARDRWGSTAVADAKFYGHSKVYDLLKIHGAKIPRTKRTPMMVSVPGEIPEYELNPGEVQFRRGCDVTPGMYHIAKWNGTKVSVKILDRDGCSDQEAANSFRHELTVLEKVRHPNVVQFVGAVTQSIPMMIVSELHEEKDLSVCIQKKGKLNAHKVLRYGLDIARGMTYLHQCKPDPIIHCDLKPKHIFLDSGGQLKIAGFGVTRVSKIGPDKARLINHGALVDSFSYHTAPELYRNDAFDSSVDAYSFGFILYEMVEGSVRTPEDSGHTIRFEGMRPSLKGKLKGYPPDFKALVEECWNPQAMARPTFSEIIIRLDKIDNNCDRQGSWKESLKLWCVSSRSFKRINKCRSVKSRVHTEP from the exons ATGGCGGCGAACGGCATGAAGGTGGCGCTGCACCGGCAGGTCTCGGGGGGCTCGATGAAGCACAACTCGGAGCTCCGGCGCCAGGCGTCGCTCGAGTCCCCGCGGACGGGGCGGGCCACCAACCGGTTCCTGTTCGGGCGGCAGTCGTCCATGGACCCGAACCGGCGTCGCGGCCGGAGCCAGAGCCCCGTGGGGTCGGGCACGGCGGCCGAGGACCTGAGCGTGCCGGAGAACCTGGACACCACCATGCAGCTGCTCTTCTTCGCGTGCCAGGGCGACGCGCTGGGCGTCGAGGGCCTGCTGCGGAGCGGCGTCGACGTCAACAGCATCAACCTCGACGGCCGCACCGCGCTGCACATCGCCGCCTGCGAGGGCCACCGCGACGTCGTCAGGATTCTGCTCAGCTGGAAGGCCAACATCGACGCGCGCGACCGCTGGGGAAGCACG GCAGTAGCTGATGCCAAGTTTTACGGCCACTCCAAGGTCTACGATCTCTTGAAAATTCATGGTGCAAAGATTCCG AGAACTAAGAGGACACCGATGATGGTATCGGTCCCAGGCGAGATACCAGAGTACGAGTTGAACCCCGGAGAGGTCCAATTCCGGCGAGGCTGTGATGTTACACCG GGCATGTACCACATCGCGAAATGGAATGGCACCAAGGTTTCCGTAAAAATACTTGACAGAGACGGTTGCTCCGATCAAGAAGCTGC AAACTCTTTCAGACATGAACTGACTGTACTAGAGAAGGTCCGGCACCCTAATGTCGTTCAGTTCGTCGGAGCCGTCACTCAGAGTATACCTATGATGATTGTTTCTGAACTCCATGAAGAG AAAGACTTATCGGTCTGTATCCAGAAGAAAGGAAAGTTAAATGCTCACAAGGTGCTAAGATATGGCCTTGATATTGCCAG GGGCATGACCTATCTCCATCAGTGCAAACCGGACCCCATCATCCACTGCGATCTAAAGCCAAA ACATATCTTCCTGGATAGTGGAGGCCAACTGAAAATCGCGGGGTTCGGAGTGACAAGGGTGTCGAAGATCGGGCCCGACAAAGCGAGACTGATCAATCATGGTGCTCTCGTTGACAGCTTCA GTTACCACACTGCACCTGAGCTGTACAGAAACGACGCGTTCGACTCGAGCGTGGATGCCTACTCATTCGGCTTCATCCTGTATGAG ATGGTTGAAGGATCGGTGAGAACGCCAGAGGATTCAGGACACACGATCCGGTTCGAGGGGATGCGGCCGTCACTCAAGGGCAAGCTCAAGGGCTATCCTCCAGACTTCAAAGC GCTGGTGGAGGAATGCTGGAACCCGCAGGCCATGGCTCGGCCGACATTCTCGGAGATCATCATCCGGCTCGACAAGATCGATAACAACTGCGACAGGCAAGGGAGCTGGAAGGAGTCGCTCAAGCTTTGGTGTGTATCCTCCCGGAGTTTTAAGCGAATTAATAAGTGTCGCTCCGTGAAGAGCAGAGTCCACACTGAGCCGTGA